CCCTATACTGAACATCACCTCCCGCCCCGACATCCTGCCGACATGGCTGAGAGCCATGAACCTGTCTTCAAGCGACATACGAGCGGGCGCGCGGTATGATCACAACTATCTTGCTCTGCCGGCGGTCATGGCAGGAAAATGCCTGCTTGTCGCGCCGGAAATCATCGTCAGTGACCTCGTGCGAGGAGGCGCTTTGCAAATCATCCCTGGCTCCCGCGCTCCAAGCGGCATGCAATATCGGGCCTATGCCGTAGATCGCAGCGCACACCCCGAGATCGCACGTTCTTTTTGCCGATGGCTGGCTCGTCTTTGCAAAAAGGTCGCACCTGCGCAAGCTGCCTGAGGTCTAGCGGAGCGGGAGATCAATGCTCAGTTTTGAGATCGCTCAACTTTAGAAAAAGTATTCGAGCACAGTCGTCGAAGCCTACGGAGATGGCGCCGCTCTGGTGCAGCAATCAAGACGCCAACAGTGAGACATCGGAGCGCAAAGACTTTATCGTGGCCGCCATCATGCCATGGCAGCAGAAGAATTGGCTAACAGAACGGAAGGTAGGCCATTTCTTTTCGCCGCAACCCTTTACTTGTCATCCCTGCCCCTGCGTTTGTCGAGCAATGCTCGCCAGCGAAGGCGCATGAGGCGCCGCCCCAGCTTAACAAGTCGAATGGTTCGGCTGCGCAAATCGTCTGTTTTCCAGGAGCGCTCGGCAATACGACGGCTTCCAAACAGGCCCTGCGCGATTTGGCGGTAGCTATTTCCTTCCTGCCATCCATCCACTGCGCGCAGCGCAAGGATTAGCCGACGCTGCTTCAAGGCAGGCAAAGCAAGAGGGGGCATTCCGAGCGCCCGACGCTCAAGGGCGAGCCAAAATCGACGTGCGGCCCCCAAACGAAGCTCGAAATCGGCGTCGAGCGGCAGATCAACGACGACAGCATATCCGCTCACCGGAAGCTTTCTTAGCCAGAGGCGATGCTTCGTGCCCCCGAGCGGCACGATCGCATGCCATCCATCCGGCGCACGGCGAAGCTCGCTGCCCGGCAGACTGTCGAAATCGAGCTGATAACTTCTGGGCGCAATGCAGTTGGCCGCCCGCACACGCAGTACGGTCGGCAGCACCTCGGGTGCCCAAAAGACTGCTTGCTTATCGAAGGTCTTTTGCGGATCAGCAGGAAAACGAGAGCCCCCACTTGCGTCGGAACTCGCCCGCCGCTGCGCTTGAACGTTCGCGGCGAGATAGCCGCTTATAATCCTCTTGGTAGTCGCGATCCCGGCGCAGCCACTCCCAGGCCAGGTCGGCAGCATCCGCCTTCTTCAGGCCGCTGTACGCTTCCTCAGATCTCCAGTCAGTATCCGGCATCGCACCTTTCCCGCACAATCTTCAGATGCGGCGAAATGCATCCGATGATTGTGGCGCTTTCCGGTTGCTTGCGTACCGTGTGCGCGCCCTGCACGCACTTAATCGATAGAATGATCAACTTTTGCGATCGGACGCATTCCGGCGCCCCTGACATCCGCGCGGATCATTGTTTTGGCCAACCGCTACGTAGCAGATCGCGATAGCCGTGGCCCGCCAGCCACTTGGCCCGAGTCAGATGACTTTCGAATGTGCGTCGCGCTCGATCCGGTTCAACGGTGGGGTCAAGCCCAAGCACAATTCGTGCGATTTCGCGCCAATCTGCCTTGTCAGCGTCCGCATCAAGCAGTCGCATGTAGGCAACAGCGTGCTCCCTGTCATATGACGTGAGTTCGTCGACGCTGGGCGCCAATTCTGCGATCTTCGGCTCGGCCGGCACTGCCTGAAACTCCTACCCAGCTGAAAAATCTACCGAAATCAGAGCAACGATAACTAATCTGAGGTCGTTTTGGTACCGGTCCAATGGTCGCACGCCGACCTCCTTTTCGCGCTGAGACGGCAATCGCATATCGGCTCACATTGAGCTGGTGGCTCCATCCTGCGCTTTCCCTTTTTCATCGCTGTCCATACTGCAAGCGATTGCAGATGTGCCCTGTAACTCGGTTGGCCTTGTTGTTCCTGGCGGAAGGCCTGGTGGTCCGTGGTGACGGACCCGGTCGCACTCGTGAAAGGCAACAACCTGGAGAATATTTGTTTCCGTTTCGACCCGCAGTTGAACATTCGTCCTATATCGTCGCGGTCTCGGGAAAACGCCGCAGGTACCTCTGAGCGCGATTTTCTTTGCCGCTAATGGCAAGCTATTGCCCGCTAGAACGTATGTGATGGTCACGAGAAGACGGGCACGCGCTAGCTGCGCCTGCATCTCACCGTTGCATGATTCCTCGAAGCAAATGGGGGACAGCCACTCGTGTTGCGAGCTTATCGTAATAGTCTGGCTATAACCAGTGGTTTCATAATCATCGGAATGGCTGCCTCTGCGCATGAACGCTCGTGCGCTTGTGGCCTGGAATGTGCGCCGGATCCGCGTAGAGCGCGGCATTCCGCAAGACCAATTGGCCTATGATGCCGGGATCGACCGCTCATACATGGGACGCATTGAGCAGAAGAAAGAGAACCCAACTATTGATCTCCTGGAACGCATCGCCGCGACTTTGGGCGTCCACTTGTCCGAATTATTCACACAGCCGGCTAAAGGTGCAATGCCCCCCAAGACGATGTCCAGAGGACGCAAGCCGGCACGGCTTGGCCGAAACAAGACGTAATTATTGAGCGAGCCATGTCTCGGCTAACGCTTGGGCGGAATCGAGCCGGAGCGGCCCACGTGCTTCATCGATCTACAGCCGACGCTTTCGGTCTCCTACTCCAGCCGATGTGGCCCCACTAGGGTTCCGCTTAGCGCTCCCTCGGAACGGTCTGTTGAGCATCTTCGAAATGAGGGCTTGCGCCGCCCGCGTAAACCTACCGACGGTCGCTTGAACCCGAGGTTTTCGAAGAGCCTGGTTGGGGTCGACGGGTGCGGTTCGGTTGATGGCAGCGCCCCAACCGGGAGTCCGCGAGGGTATGGAGGGACTGTGCTATCCTGGTGCGCAAGCGCATGAGAGCAAGCTGGTGTGCGCCTCGAGGATGGGACCTTTCCGCTGGCCGAAGATCGGAAGGTGTGATGCGCTTGCACGCGCGCAGTTAAGGCGCTCCTGGAAAGACTCAACTGGCAGCTTGTTCATGGGACACGTAAGACGCCGGCACGATCGCGAGCGGGATAGTTTCAGCCGGCGCCCGTGCGCCGTGAAAGGCCATCCGATGCGTCGCGAGATGGTGGCGAATATGTTCTGAATTGGTTGTGAGCTAGGCCGGGCCTGACTATCCCGATGCGATGAAGGGATGCTGCTCGCGTAGCGAGAGTCAACATCAGATTATCAAGAATGCAGCGTCATTGGTTTGACCGGCGAGCAGAGACGATGCCTGAAGATTAATGCTTTTAGGCCAGGAAGAAGCCTGGCAGGTGGCAGCCGCACCCGTTGGCCGGTCCTCACCCATAAAACCGGCGGCTCCGCTCGACATTGCGAGGCCGCAACTTGGTGTTAGGTCTCGCGGCTTCTTGCCAATCAGGGAGATGCGGACAATGTCAGGCAGCTTCTGCGGCGTCAGGCAGCTTCTGCGGCCCTTGATTTTGGCCTCTTCACATGCCGTACGCGGGCGTCAATCGCAAGCTGGTCCATGGCCCAGTAAGGGCTGCCGGCTTTCTTGACAGGATACGGCTCAGTCGCGCGATTGTCCCAAATTACGACGTCGCCTAATTTCCAGTTCCAGCACAGGGTGTTCCGGGGCGCAATGAGATAGGATTGCAGCCGTTCAAACAGTCTTTGGCTGGGATAGCGCTGCAGGCCGACGAAGTTGTTCACGGAACGACCGAGCGATAGCATGCGTTCGCCGGTCTCGGGATGAACACGAACAATCGGATGTGTCGCTTCGTAGATCGTTCCAGTGGATACGCCGCACCAAGACCGCTTATTGGCTTCGGCGGCCCTCTCTGTCGCAGTGAGATCAGATGCGACGTAGCTCACAGCCCAGAGGTTATCTGCGAGCATCCGCAGGGGATCGGGAAGATCAAGATAAGCGGCCGCCCTGCTCGACCAAGCAATGTCGCCGCCAAAAGGCGGGACCGCTGCGAGCCGCAGCACCGAAATGGCTGCGGGGACCCGCTCATCGTGCATCTGGTTGAGATGACTGCAGGCGCGATCAGACAGCTCCTGCCGGATCGTTAAACCGCCCATCGTGTCCGCCATCGTGGGATTCGGTACCAGCGAGCCGAGACGGAGCACAAAACGCTGCTGCTGGGCATCGTCGAGATGTCCCTGATCACGGAAGAAGATGACCTTATGCTCTAGCACAAGCCGGTTGAACGCTACGATGACATCGTCAGGCAAATCGTCCGACAGCGCAATGTTCTTGATTTCCGCACCAAGCCGGTCCGCGTGCTTGACGATGTCTGCTCGCGGAATGACATTTTCAACAGCGATTGTTCCACTCATGACGGCGCCTCTTTCTGTGGATGTCTAAACAAGCTCAGTGGTGGTCGCGTCCGGCGACAAACCGGCAAAACAAGCTTGATGCTACACACCCGAATTGTCTGAGCATGCGTCACCGCGCCGCTCAATTAGGCGGCTTAATTCTGATACACACCACCAGCATCTTAGAATCCGACTCCCTCTGCGTGCCTGCACGGCTAGTGCCGTTCTCATCGAAGGACACTCGCATATGAGACCACCAACTCGATTTACAGCCTGATCAACAGTGCAGATCATAGACGCACTCCATGTCCAGTCCATGAAACGAAACCAGCTTTCTTTTTGAGCTCGCGCAACGTTCGCCTCGTCCCAGAACTCATGCTTGCAAAATCCTCGAACAACGACTGTGTCGTACCACGATGAAGATCAGAACTGGGTTCGCGGCATGCACTGGCGAAGCGGTCGGGACCCACCGCCTCGAAACATTATTTACCTAAAGATGTATGATATACTACAAACTACTTCAACGCGCTCCTAATCATATTTTTGCGAGTTGGAGTTTGTTCAATGCGCGACTGTTTCATCAGCTGATCACTTGCTGTCATGCCTTGGACTAGCGGGAGAGGCGCAAAATAAGAAAGATGCAACTTCAGATGCAGCTTAACAACGGACTTAATCCCTCGATTTTCCAAATTTGCGCTCGGCACGAATGCAGGTCGTCCCTGTGATGCCGTGTCTTTCGTTCTACCCGGAGACGTCGATTTTCCTTACGGCGTGCATGCCGCTTGGCTTCGCGCTAGTTCAGCACACACAATCGAAACAGAGCGCCCACGGCCAGGAATATTGCTCCGAAGGCGTCTTTGCGTTCTCAGACTGCAAGCCGCAAATTCCGGCTGGCTGTCTTGCCTCACTATGAGCGACACGACACTCAGGGCGGTCGGATTGCCTCAACGTTCGTTGTCATCGAATGATGGTTCGCGGCTTCTCGTGGACGGCTGGCCGTTGCCGTTTTCTTTCCGCGGCGACATCGAAGCGCCAAGGCACGGCTGAGTCGGTAACCTGCCGAGCATGCCCCACATCTTCCAACTAACCGGCGCCAATCCGATAGGGCACCGATCGTGGCGTCGTCTCGTCGGAGACCATTCGGCAAAACCAGGAGCAGATGCTGCGCGAGCTCGCGCAAATGGTCGAGATCGACTACCCGCCTGAGCCCGGCCCTAGAACTTGAATTCAGGCGCGCGCATAGCCGCCGATCAACCTGCCGTCGGCCGGCTGGTGGTGAAATTGCGCAGCTCGATGCAGAACACCTTCGAGGCGTTTCCAAGTTGCGGAGCGTCTGTTGAAGCAATGTGTCGTTGAAACACGCCAACGCAACAACCTCACCTCAAGCAGATTTATGAGCTTTCCCACCGTCAAGCCGAACACTGACAAGATGACCACACCGGCCAATAACTGATCCGTTTGCATGAGATTGCCGGCCTTGGCGATGTGCTCAAGCTTTATGTCTTTGGTCGTTTTCTGGATCCGACACCGCTGCCGAAGATCCTCAATGTCCGGGGCGCGGGGCTCGCCGTGATGCGCGATGCCGGCGATCACAAAGCATTTTGGCTCACTGACATTGAGACCATCAGCTCGGTTATGTAGGCGGCGGATGTTGTTTGTCTCGTTGTAGTAAAGTGTATAGACCGAGTCTGCGCGCGTCAGCTGATGCAGGGGCTCGCGCATTTGATTGACATCGATCATTCGCACTCGGTGGAGCGCAATTGGGTGATCTGCACGATATCTGATCGAGGCCGGCGCATGAACTCCGACCATCTTTGGAGGTTTAGGCTGGTCTGTTCGCTCGGCTTTCGATGTCCGTACACCGTTGCATTAGCGTATCAAAGGTCTCTGGCTCGTCCAGCAAGAGCCCGTCGTCGACCATGTGTTGATAGTCCTGTTCTAAAACGGCTCGCGCTTCGCCTTCAGGGACGAGCTTCAGCGCACCATTGACCATCTTGTGATAGTCAATCGTCGTGCCGGTACGGTCCTTTTCAGAGAAGAACCATGTTTTATGCTCTGCCACCGTGTCAGCCAGCTTTCGGTCTTTCAATGCAGCGTCCGCGATTCCCGCGTCATCCAGCCTCACGAGATCGTACCAGTGGCGAGCGAAACGTTCGCCTCGCAGTTTACCCTGGACGCAAAAAACATGGATGGCAGTCGCCTTCTCCCAGAAGGTGCGCTCCGCTTTCATGGTTCTTGGCTTGGCAGTTGGAAACTCGAGAGTTTCAAGATACTGGGCGGCGTCGCAAACCGCGTCGTGAAGCTCGCTCGGCTCGCCGGTGGATCTTGCGCCGAATTCAAGCATGACGGCGGGACTCACATAGCCGTTGCCTGTCTCCAAGGGAGCGTATCGGACGAAGATTTTGTCATCATCGGCTTCCGCCTTCGCACTCAGCTTGTCGTTTTCCAGACACTGATTGATAACGGGAAGCGCCTTTTCTTTCACCCAAACTGGAAGTCGCTCTCGGACCTGGTCGCTCCATTTTTTGCCCTGGCTACGGGTCTGAGGGACGGGATTGCTCTCGCTTGTTTTCACGAGATCAGGGGCTATTGCCCGAATATCGTAGGTAAGGTCGACGTCTTCTGAGAAGCGGCGGATTGCGCCGTATGCCTTGGAAAGGGACGTTCCGCCCTTAAAAACGAGGTGCTCTCCTAGTGGAGAGGAAAAGAGTGCATTCAAGCACCAAACAACCCAGACATCTTTCTCAAGGAGATGTGCCGGACGTCCTGAATTGGAAGCAGCAACGCCGAGCGCCTCTCGGCGCTCGGCGTCAGACAGATTTAGGAACTTGTCAGACATGCAGTTCGCTTACCGGCTTGGCAAGCCAAGTCGGCAATGAAGACGCCGCGGACTTTAGTTCACTCACTTCGGTTGGGGTCAGTTTCTGACTGACCGACCGCAATGCTCGTTCTGCCGTCTTGGGACCAACCCAGGCAAGCGCACGCACCACCTCACCAGCACGACGATTGGCCAGCGTAAGCTGCCAAAGCGGCGCATGCTTGAGCTGGACAACTTGCTTGCCAAGGTGGAGCTCGCGAGAAGGACCAGAGGTCAGGTAAACCTGACGGACAGGTACCTGCGTTGTCAAACCAAGATGGTTGGCCGCCGCCGCGCCGCTGGAAACAATGGTCTCACCGCTGCGAGCCTTGGTTTCCTCAACGACTTTTTCGACCGACGGAGCTCTAACCCCGAAACGGCTTTCGACCGGACGCAGATACACCCCTCGCCTCGCGCGCAGAAGTTTTCCTCGCTCGGCAAGACGCGAAAGGGCCTGATCAACAGCAGCACGCTTTCCAAGATGCAAAAGCGCCTTGGCAGCAATCGGTGCGCCTTCGGGCAGTTCTTTGGTGACTTCCAAAATCCGGGTGCTAAGGGCGGTCATGGCTCTCACTCCAGGTGTCAGAAACATAGGAGGACTTCTGACACGCTACAAGAGCTAAGTTTCAAAAACGTTTCGGTGTCAAATCAAGGATTTACCTCATTATGACCGATTCGGACCTTTTTTGAGGGGCAAAAAAGCGGTTCT
The DNA window shown above is from Bradyrhizobium sp. CB1650 and carries:
- a CDS encoding DUF2285 domain-containing protein, giving the protein MRLLDADADKADWREIARIVLGLDPTVEPDRARRTFESHLTRAKWLAGHGYRDLLRSGWPKQ
- a CDS encoding nucleotidyl transferase AbiEii/AbiGii toxin family protein encodes the protein MSDKFLNLSDAERREALGVAASNSGRPAHLLEKDVWVVWCLNALFSSPLGEHLVFKGGTSLSKAYGAIRRFSEDVDLTYDIRAIAPDLVKTSESNPVPQTRSQGKKWSDQVRERLPVWVKEKALPVINQCLENDKLSAKAEADDDKIFVRYAPLETGNGYVSPAVMLEFGARSTGEPSELHDAVCDAAQYLETLEFPTAKPRTMKAERTFWEKATAIHVFCVQGKLRGERFARHWYDLVRLDDAGIADAALKDRKLADTVAEHKTWFFSEKDRTGTTIDYHKMVNGALKLVPEGEARAVLEQDYQHMVDDGLLLDEPETFDTLMQRCTDIESRANRPA
- a CDS encoding DUF6499 domain-containing protein, with product MPDTDWRSEEAYSGLKKADAADLAWEWLRRDRDYQEDYKRLSRRERSSAAAGEFRRKWGLSFSC
- a CDS encoding DUF2285 domain-containing protein, whose amino-acid sequence is MLPTVLRVRAANCIAPRSYQLDFDSLPGSELRRAPDGWHAIVPLGGTKHRLWLRKLPVSGYAVVVDLPLDADFELRLGAARRFWLALERRALGMPPLALPALKQRRLILALRAVDGWQEGNSYRQIAQGLFGSRRIAERSWKTDDLRSRTIRLVKLGRRLMRLRWRALLDKRRGRDDK
- a CDS encoding helix-turn-helix transcriptional regulator, which codes for MNARALVAWNVRRIRVERGIPQDQLAYDAGIDRSYMGRIEQKKENPTIDLLERIAATLGVHLSELFTQPAKGAMPPKTMSRGRKPARLGRNKT
- a CDS encoding TauD/TfdA family dioxygenase, with product MSGTIAVENVIPRADIVKHADRLGAEIKNIALSDDLPDDVIVAFNRLVLEHKVIFFRDQGHLDDAQQQRFVLRLGSLVPNPTMADTMGGLTIRQELSDRACSHLNQMHDERVPAAISVLRLAAVPPFGGDIAWSSRAAAYLDLPDPLRMLADNLWAVSYVASDLTATERAAEANKRSWCGVSTGTIYEATHPIVRVHPETGERMLSLGRSVNNFVGLQRYPSQRLFERLQSYLIAPRNTLCWNWKLGDVVIWDNRATEPYPVKKAGSPYWAMDQLAIDARVRHVKRPKSRAAEAA
- a CDS encoding DUF6088 family protein, whose product is MTALSTRILEVTKELPEGAPIAAKALLHLGKRAAVDQALSRLAERGKLLRARRGVYLRPVESRFGVRAPSVEKVVEETKARSGETIVSSGAAAANHLGLTTQVPVRQVYLTSGPSRELHLGKQVVQLKHAPLWQLTLANRRAGEVVRALAWVGPKTAERALRSVSQKLTPTEVSELKSAASSLPTWLAKPVSELHV